Genomic DNA from Deltaproteobacteria bacterium HGW-Deltaproteobacteria-2:
GATGGGGAAGTTGCAGGAGATTAAGTCATTGTTAACATCAATATGGGATTGCAGTTGTATGTGTTCAAAGGTGAAATAGTTTTCATTTTTATTTCAATGTGAATTCATCAAAGTGCGCCCATTATATCTGGATGAAACTCGTCGGCGAAAGTTGTATCGAAATATGCCGGCCATGAGTCCGGAAAAATGTAGATGCAAGTAAAAGGTTTAATGTAATTAATAAAGGCAACCAGAATTAAAGTTAAAATTAAAAAAGTTAACAATTAAAGGAGGTGATTTTAATGCCATCATGCAAGGAGTGTAAGAAATTCTTTCCCATAAAGGAAGATCCTAAAAATGGAGATTGTGTTGAAAGAGCAGTTGATCCGCGACAAGCTTACTACAAAGCAAAGCCCGGGAGTCAGCTGAAAAGCCGAAAGGTAACAAGAAGGGAGGAAATTTTATGGCAGAGCCAGCAACAAACGCAAGTATTAAAGATCTAGAAAAAAAACAAGAATGGTGGTGGGCCGCAGAGAAGAAAAGATCCAAGAGATTGGATTATCTCAGAAAGGCTATATGGAAAAAAGGAGCAGTCGGTGGACTTTATCCGGCCGGATTGCATGTTGATATGGAGCAGGCCGTATTGCAAACACAATGTGCGCGTAATATGGAATTTTCACCTGATCCATTTGTAGTCAAACAAGCTAAGATTTTTGCTGATTACCTCGATAAAAAAACGATTTTTATCACCGATAAGGCTCAGCTGGTTGGTTACGTGGGCAGTGCTCCCAATACGATCGGTTGGAATCCAACCTTAGCCACGATCCTGAATGCAGAGATTCTCAACGATTCTACCGCTATTCCTGAACCGCTTGATGAGAGTCTAAAGATAATGAATGACGTTATCACTTACTGGTCACAGAAAGCCGATGCCGACAGATTGATACCCATGGCAGATATGCTCGATATAACGAAGGTTCTCTCCGGCACGATCGGGTGGGGTGTTCCGCTTGCCAGAGGTGGTTATTCCGGAAAGGATTACGAATACATCATGACCGGCAAACGGGCATTTGAAGATGTCATCGCCGAACTCGATCGCAATGTCGACGAGACGGACGCTAAAGCCCACGAGCCTATGGCTATAGCAAATCCTTCCGAAATGTATAAGCATATGAATAATTGGGAAGCTTACAAGATAACTCTTGAAGCCGGTATCCGCCATGCGCAGCGTTATGCGCGCCTGGCCAGAATCATTGCGGAGAACTTCGAGACTGATAATAAGCGCAAAGAAGAGCTCTTGCAGATCGCCAATTGCTGTGAACGAGTACCGGCCAAGACGCCCCGGACCCTCCAGGAGTCGCTCCAGTATGACCTCTTCATTCAGCTCTTCAGCCGGAGCGAGGCCATCGAGGGCGCCTGGCCTGGACGACCGGACTACTATCATGGCCC
This window encodes:
- a CDS encoding formate acetyltransferase, with the protein product MAEPATNASIKDLEKKQEWWWAAEKKRSKRLDYLRKAIWKKGAVGGLYPAGLHVDMEQAVLQTQCARNMEFSPDPFVVKQAKIFADYLDKKTIFITDKAQLVGYVGSAPNTIGWNPTLATILNAEILNDSTAIPEPLDESLKIMNDVITYWSQKADADRLIPMADMLDITKVLSGTIGWGVPLARGGYSGKDYEYIMTGKRAFEDVIAELDRNVDETDAKAHEPMAIANPSEMYKHMNNWEAYKITLEAGIRHAQRYARLARIIAENFETDNKRKEELLQIANCCERVPAKTPRTLQESLQYDLFIQLFSRSEAIEGAWPGRPDYYHGPYYDKDVNIDKSLTKEEAMDLVGEFLIRAAEVSQYKPKWTREGLQGIEGTWVWTLGGVKQDGSDACNDMTIALLQAARLVRVANPTFSFRWHPKVKEEVLRECFECIRQGLGYPSMRNDPNQACMSPCPTTKRGFQPMRMANATANCAKIIEYVFTSGFDPVVNMQIGAETPDPATFTSYEQVYDAWILQMKTIFSILARMVNASRAIAADVTPRPFLSAISERSVESGLDVMTPSLSQGNSWITAFTWVENIDSLAAIKKLIFDEKKYTMAQLKQALADDWQGHEEMRLDFVKNAPKWGNDDDY